The Accipiter gentilis chromosome 9, bAccGen1.1, whole genome shotgun sequence genome includes a region encoding these proteins:
- the RUFY2 gene encoding RUN and FYVE domain-containing protein 2 isoform X4: MAVKDPTAVERANLLNMAKLSIKGLIESALSFGRTLDSDYPPLQQFFVVMEHCLKHGLKVRKSFLSYNKTIWGPLELVEKLYPEAEEIAASVRDLPGLKTPLGRARAWLRLALMQKKMADYLRCLIIQRDLLSEFYEYHALMMEEEGAVIVGLLVGLNVIDANLCVKGEDLDSQVGVIDFSMYLKSDEDLGGKERNVQIAAILDQKNYVEELNRQLNSTVSSLHARVDSLEKSNTKLIEELAIAKNNIIKLQEENHQLRSENTLILMKTQHHLEATKVDVEAELQTYKHSRQGLDEMYNEARRQLREESQLRQDMENELVVQVSMKHEIELAMKLLEKDIHEKQDTLIGLRQQLDEVKAINMEMYQKLQVSEDAMKEKNEIIGRLEDKTNQINATMKQLEQSDKDLLTQTRTIAMSFIKCASNEAQHQYKLVKDISF; this comes from the exons ATGG CTGTAAAGGACCCTACAGCTGTAGAAAGAGCAAATTTACTGAACATGGCTAAATTGAGTATCAAAGGACTCATTGAATCAGCTTTGAGCTTTGGTCGCACTCTGGATTCTGACTACCCACCTTTGCAACAGTTCTTTGTTGTCATGGAGCACTGCCTGAAGCATGGCCTTAAAG taaGAAAATCCTTTCTAAGCTACAATAAAACCATCTGGGGTCCTCTGGAACTTGTGGAGAAATTATATCCAGAAGCTGAGGAAATAGCAGCAAGTGTCAGAGATTTGCCTGGCCTTAA AACACCACTGGGCCGTGCCCGGGCCTGGTTACGGTTAGCactaatgcagaagaaaatggcTGACTATCTTCGCTGTTTAATCATTCAGAGAGATCTTCTCAG tGAATTTTATGAGTATCATGCACTAATgatggaggaagaaggagcagttATTGTTGGGCTATTAGTTGGGTTAAATGTGATAGATGCTAACCTGTGTGTGAAGGGAGAGGACCTAGATTCACAA GTTGGGGTGATTGATTTCTCTATGTATTTAAAGAGTGATGAAGACCTTGGGGGTAAGGAAAG AAATGTACAGATTGCTGCAATTTTGGACCAAAAGAATTATGTTGAAGAACTAAACAGGCAACTGAA tagCACAGTTAGCAGTCTACATGCAAGAGTTGATTCACTAGAGAAATCAAACACTAAACTGATCGAAGAg ttagcGATAGCCAAAAACAATATAATTAAACTTCAAGAAGAAAACCATCAATTAAGGAGTGAAAATActcttattttaatgaaaacacagcATCATCTAGAG GCAACTAAAGTGGATGTTGAAGCAGAACTTCAGACATACAAACACTCTAGGCAGGGTTTAGATGAAATGTACAATGAAGCACGTAGACAGCTTCGAGAAGAATCACAACTGCGACAA GATATGGAGAATGAGCTAGTGGTTCAAGTTAGTATGAAACATGAGATAGAACTTGCCATGAAGTTGCTGGAGAAGGACATCCATGAGAAGCAGGATACCCTCATAGGTCTTCGACAGCAGCTTGATGAAGTTAAAGCAATTAACATGGAAATGTACCAAAAGCTGCAG GTTTCTGAAGATGctatgaaagaaaagaatgaaataattggCCGATTAGAGGATAAGACCAATCAAATTAATGCAACTATGAAACAACTAGAACAAAG TGACAAAGATCTGTTAACTCAAACTAGGACTATTGCAATGTCATTCATCAAATGCGCCAGCAATGAAGCTCAGCACCAGTATAAACTTGTCAAAGATATATCATTCTGA